The following proteins are encoded in a genomic region of Mus caroli chromosome 18, CAROLI_EIJ_v1.1, whole genome shotgun sequence:
- the LOC110284828 gene encoding interferon-inducible GTPase 1-like produces the protein MGQLFSSRRSEDQDLPSSFTEYLKECGTGINIIPHEIITSIEINMKKGNIQEVNSTVRDMLRDIDNTPLNVALAGEIGSGKSSFINTLRGIGHEEEGAAHSGVTDETKERHPYEHPKMPNVVFWDLPGTGSEDFQPKTYLEKMKFYEYDFFIIISSTRFKKNDIDLAKAIVMMKKEFYFVRTKVDSDLQNEEDFKPQTFDREKVLQDIRLNCVNTFRENGIAEPPIFLVSNKNVCHYDFPVLMDKLISDLPVYKRHNFMLSLPNITDSVIEKKLQFLRWRIWLEGFADRLLSFSLKSDLETLEKSMKFYSSVFGVDDTSLQRLARAWGIDQVDQVRAMIKSPAVFSPSDEETIQERLSRYIQEFCMANGYLLPKILYREILYLKLYFLDMVTEDARTLLKEMCLRN, from the coding sequence ATGGGTCAACTGTTCTCTTCACGTAGGAGTGAGGACCAAGATTTGCCCTCCAGCTTTACTGAATACTTAAAGGAATGTGGGACAGGAATCAATATCATTCCTCATGAGATCATCACTTCAAttgaaataaacatgaaaaaagggAACATTCAGGAGGTAAACTCTACAGTCAGAGACATGTTAAGAGATATTGATAATACCCCGCTCAATGTTGCTCTCGCTGGTGAGATTGGATCAGGGAAGTCCAGCTTCATCAACACCCTAAGAGGTATTGGGCATGAAGAGGAAGGTGCAGCTCACTCTGGGGTGACAGACGAAACTAAGGAGAGACATCCATACGAACACCCCAAAATGCCCAATGTGGTTTTTTGGGACCTGCCTGGGACTGGAAGTGAAGATTTCCAACCAAAAACTTACCTCGAGAAAATGAAGTTCTATGAGTATGACTTCTTCATTATTATCTCGTCCACGCGCTTCAAGAAAAATGATATAGACCTCGCAAAAGCAATCGTCATGATGAAAAAGGAATTCTACTTCGTGAGAACCAAGGTGGACTCTGATTTACAAAACGAAGAGGATTTCAAACCTCAAACCTTTGACAGAGAAAAGGTCCTGCAGGACATCCGCCTTAACTGTGTGAACACCTTTAGGGAGAATGGCATTGCTGAGCCACCGATCTTCCTGGTCTCTAACAAAAATGTTTGTCACTATGACTTCCCCGTTCTAATGGACAAGCTGATAAGTGACCTCCCTGTCTACAAGAGACACAATTTTATGCTCTCCTTACCCAATATCACAGATTCAGTCATTGAAAAGAAGCTACAGTTTCTGAGGTGGAGGATTTGGCTGGAAGGCTTTGCAGATAGGCTACTGAGCTTCTCCTTAAAAAGTGATTTGGAAACTCTGGAGAAAAGCATGAAGTTCTACAGCTCTGTGTTTGGAGTGGATGATACATCTTTGCAGAGATTGGCTAGGGCCTGGGGAATAGATCAGGTGGATCAGGTGAGGGCCATGATAAAATCGCCCGCCGTGTTCtcaccttcagatgaagaaacaaTACAAGAAAGGCTTTCAAGATATATTCAGGAGTTCTGTATGGCTAATGGGTACTTACTTCCTAAAATTCTTTATAGAGAAATACTTTACCTGAAGTTGTATTTCCTTGACATGGTGACTGAGGATGCTAGAACTCTTCTTAAAGAGATGTGTTTAAGAAACTAG